The following coding sequences lie in one Rutidosis leptorrhynchoides isolate AG116_Rl617_1_P2 chromosome 6, CSIRO_AGI_Rlap_v1, whole genome shotgun sequence genomic window:
- the LOC139852599 gene encoding phosphate transporter PHO1-like produces the protein MVKFSKELEAQLIPEWKSAFVNYWQLKKHVKKVKLARILSLTTNTNHGYGFSIFDPIRSFIDRLSRNVTTNDHHPPADQILQVKRTMPEQGELGEEDDETELVDHNSYSEEEEVKLFFEKLDEELDKVNEFYKNKEREFLERGDMLNKQLQILLDLQQLVADSRRRRSTNNNSSSRRLNYTPTSTEFLHSYSSSPNSETASEFGEETTTEDVISALEKNGINLDGAATCAKTTKNGKPKTSMRIEIPATTITAVTSMLWEDLVNNPKKQGDYINRKKLQYAEKIIRGAFVELYRGLGLLKTYSSLNMVAFVKILKKFDKVSKRQSSANYLKAVKRSHFISSDKVVRLMDEVESSFTKHFAKDDRKRAMKFLRPRSQKDSHTVTFFVGLFTGSFVTLFAAYAILAHISGIISSRTQTDYIETVYPVFSMFALLSLHLFMYGCNLFCWKATRINYNFIFEFQTATALKYRDAFLICTCMMTSVVSAMVLHLILVSNRFSPPQVDTIPGILLLIFIGLLVLPINIFYRSTRYCFLRVMRNIICSPLYKVVMVDFFMADQLTSQIPLLRHMESTACYFLAGNFSTTHKYQTCKSGKLYRELAYVISFAPYYWRAMQCARRWFDEGDVNHLANLGKYVSAMVAAGARLTYARKETHFWMIIVLVTSLIATIYQLYWDFVKDWGLLDSKSKNKWLRDELVIKNKSFYYIAIALNIVLRVAWLETVLQFKVGLFESRLLEFSLASLEVIRRGHWNYYRLENEHLNNVGKFRAVKTVPLPFRELDSDG, from the exons ATGGTGAAGTTCTCAAAAGAGCTTGAAGCACAACTAATTCCAGAATGGAAAAGTGCATTTGTGAACTACTGGCAGCTTAAGAAACATGTTAAAAAAGTTAAACTCGCAAGAATATTGTCACTAACAACTAATACTAATCATGGTTATGGATTCTCTATTTTTGATCCGATTCGCTCCTTCATCGATCGTCTCTCACGTAATGTCACCACCAATGACCACCACCCACCTGCAGATCAGATTCTTCag GTGAAACGTACAATGCCGGAACAAGGGGAATTAGGGGAAGAGGATGATGAAACTGAACTTGTTGATCATAATTCTTACTCGGAGGAAGAAGAg GTGAAGTTGTTCTTTGAGAAATTGGATGAGGAGCTGGATAAGGTGAATGAGTTCTATAAAAATAAAGAGCGAGAGTTCCTTGAGAGAGGAGATATGTTAAATAAACAGCTTCAAATCTTATTAGACCTTCAACAACTAGTTGCTGATTCCCGAAGAAGACGATCAactaacaacaacagcagcagcaggcGGCTTAATTATACGCCAACATCCACTGAATTCCTGCATTCTTACTCATCTAGCCCTAactctg AAACTGCATCCGAGTTTGGTGAAGAGACAACAACAGAAGATGTGATATCGGCTCTAGAAAAGAATGGAATCAACCTTGATGGTGCAGCCACATGCGCAAAGACAACTAAAAACGGAAAGCCTAAAACGTCGATGAGGATAGAGATTCCTGCAACCACCATAACGGCGGTTACATCTATGCTATGGGAAGATCTTGTAAACAATCCTAAGAAACAGGGTGATTATATTAACCGCAAGAAGCTACAATATGCCGAAAAAATTATAAGAGGAGCTTTCGTCGAACTTTATCGAGGCCTTGGTCTGCTCAAAACTTACAG TTCTCTCAATATGGTGGCATTTGTTAAAATACTGAAGAAATTTGACAAG GTATCCAAACGACAATCATCGGCAAATTACCTCAAGGCAGTCAAAAGATCACATTTCATTAGTTCCGACAAG GTGGTACGATTAATGGACGAAGTGGAATCATCTTTCACTAAACACTTTGCCAAAGATGACAGAAAAAGAGCCATGAAATTCTTGAGACCTCGCTCCCAAAAAGACTCCCATACGGTCACCTTTTTTGTTG GATTATTCACGGGTAGTTTTGTAACTCTATTTGCTGCATATGCAATATTGGCACATATTAGTGGCATCATCTCCTCTCGTACACAAACCGATTATATTGAAACCGTCTACCCTGTTTTCAG CATGTTTGCATTATTGAGCTTGCACTTATTCATGTATGGGTGCAACCTATTTTGTTGGAAAGCTACAAGGATTAACTACAACTTCATATTTGAATTCCAAACTGCAACGGCACTCAAATACAGAGACGCGTTTCTGATATGCACCTGCATGATGACTAGTGTAGTTTCAGCTATGGTACTACATCTCATATTGGTTTCTAATAGATTTTCACCACCACAAGTTGACACTATTCCAGGCATCCTTTTATTG attTTCATTGGCCTGCTTGTGCTTCCAATCAACATATTCTATCGCTCAACCCGTTATTGCTTCCTTAGAGTCATGCGTAACATAATATGCTCTCCATTATACAAG GTTGTGATGGTAGATTTTTTCATGGCTGATCAACTTACTAGCCAG ATCCCATTGTTGAGGCATATGGAATCTACAGCATGTTACTTCCTTGCAGGGAATTTCAGCACAACACATAAATATCAGACTTGTAAGTCAGGAAAGTTATATAGGGAACTAGCCTATGTAATCTCCTTTGCACCATACTATTGGCGTGCTATGCAG tgtGCAAGGAGATGGTTCGATGAGGGTGATGTGAACCACTTGGCTAACTTGGGGAAGTATGTGTCAGCCATGGTTGCAGCCGGGGCGAGGTTAACTTATGCAAGAAAGGAAACACACTTTTGGATGATTATTGTTTTGGTGACTTCATTGATTGCTACCATATATCAATTATACTGGGACTTTGTTAAAGATTGGGGACTTTTGGATTCTAAGTCTAAAAACAAGTGGCTTAGAGATGAACTTGTCATAAAGAATAAGAGTTTCTACTATATAGCAATT GCCTTGAATATTGTTCTAAGGGTAGCTTGGTTGGAGACTGTGTTACAATTCAAAGTGGGATTGTTTGAATCGCGGTTGCTTGAGTTTTCCCTTGCTTCGCTAGAGGTGATTCGACGTGGTCATTGGAATTACTACAG GTTGGAAAATGAACACTTGAACAATGTTGGCAAATTTAGAGCAGTGAAAACGGTTCCTTTACCATTTCGCGAGTTAGATTCTGATGGGTGA